The Drosophila bipectinata strain 14024-0381.07 chromosome 2L, DbipHiC1v2, whole genome shotgun sequence genome has a segment encoding these proteins:
- the Vps52 gene encoding vacuolar protein sorting-associated protein 52 homolog: MASHSEVSSPQMTEQLDNEEVREILKNTTDLRQYSRQIEKEFKEVENKSIEDYIAESQNIANLHNQINDCDDVLERMENMLMSFQSVLNNISTEITQLQRKSVSMSLQLTNRQSVKAQLSQFIEDMAVSEEMINIIMETPVTERDFSTQLNVLNHKLSLVKELSFKESKSTSDVSDVLQKLRLKAMTKIRSYLLEQIYKFRKPMTNYQIPQNAMLKHKFFFEFILSNERHVAQEICSEYIDTMSKIYYSYFKSYSTRLTSLKFEESCTKDDLMGIEDNASKGLFSKTTSLKHKSTIFTIGKRGDILNQQLEAPIIVPHAQLKNRYTVEALFRSEQYALVDNACREYLFVTEFFMVRGTQAQDLFNQILGKTLTLMIKNLETSIHDCYDTIAMFLCIHLIFRYQLMCHKRCVPALDKYWDSLQSVIWPRLEHVFRLNIQSIHDCDPTKFNKEMGPHYITRRYAEFSAAIVGISEHFPNELVSRLLLELQNEVECFILRMAAIFPTRKDQLIYLINNYDLVLGVLMEHTRDNSKEAEAFREQLNARSAEYVEEILAPHFGGIIQFVKECEHFFEKEQMDELRKQERRSLALVASFSANWKKSLEELNREVLLSFPSLLTGSQLLQLALASLVQYYHRFHKLLTPNARAQLTNIHVVMVEIKKYKSNY; encoded by the exons ATGGCTTCTCACTCTGAGGTGTCGTCTCCGCAGATGACCGAACAACTTGACAACGAGGAGGTAAGGGAGATCCTAAAAAACACGACGGATTTGCGACAGTACTCGAGACAGATTGAAAAAGAGTTCAAGGAGGTGGAAAACAAATCTATTGAGG ACTATATCGCCGAGTCCCAGAACATAGCGAATCTCCACAATCAAATAAACGATTGTGACGATGTCTTGGAGCGAATGGAGAACATGCTTATGAGCTTTCAGAGCGTTTTAAATAACATTAGTACGGAAATCACCCAGCTGCAGAGAAAGTCCGTATCCATGTCTCTTCAACTAACTAACAGGCAATCGGTCAAGGCTCAGTTGTCGCAATTTATCGAAGACATGGCTGTGTCCGAGGAAATGATCAACATAATCATGGAAACACCAGTCACGGAACGTGATTTTAGCACCCAGCTAAATGTTTTAAACCACAAACTGTCTCTCGTTAAAGAGCTAAGCTTCAAGGAGTCCAAGTCCACCAGCGATGTGAGCGACGTACTCCAAAAGCTGAGACTAAAGGCCATGACTAAGATTCGTTCGTACCTATTGGAACAGATCTACAAGTTTCGGAAACCCATGACGAACTACCAAATACCCCAAAATGCCATGCTAAAGCATAAGTTTTTCTTCGAGTTCATACTGTCCAATGAGCGCCACGTGGCCCAGGAGATATGCAGCGAATATATCGATACGATGAGCAAGATTTATTATAGTTACTTTAAG AGCTATTCCACGCGATTGACAAGTCTCAAGTTCGAGGAATCCTGCACAAAAGACGACTTGATGGGCATTGAGGATAACGCTTCAAAAGGCTTATTTTCCAAGACCACAAGCCTTAAGCACAAGAGCACCATTTTCACAATTGGAAAGAGGGGAGACATTCTTAACCAGCAATTGGAGGCACCAATAATAGTGCCTCATGCCCAGCTAAAAAATAGA TACACTGTTGAAGCTCTATTCAGATCGGAGCAGTACGCTCTTGTGGATAATGCCTGCCGAGAGTACCTTTTTGTCACAGAATTCTTTATGGTTCGCGGCACCCAAGCACAGGATTTGTTTAACCAAATTTTGGGAAAGACCTTAACGTTAATGATT AAAAATCTAGAGACTTCCATTCACGACTGCTATGATACTATTGCCATGTTTCTGTGTATTCATCTCATATTCCGGTATCAATTGATGTGCCACAAGCGCTGTGTTCCTGCATTGGATAA GTATTGGGACTCCCTTCAATCGGTTATTTGGCCCCGTTTGGAGCATGTTTTTCGGCTAAACATACAGAGCATTCATGACTGCGACCCCACAAAATTCAACAAGGAAATGGGTCCACACTAT aTAACTCGACGATATGCTGAATTTAGTGCAGCCATTGTAGGAATCTCGGAACATTTTCCCAACGAGCTAGTAAGCCGCTTACTTTTGGAGCTCCAAAATGAAGTTGAGTGCTTTATACTCCGCATGGCCGCTATCTTTCCCACCCGCAAAGATCAGCTAATTTATCTGATTAATAACTACGATTTAGTGCTGGGTGTACTGATGGAGCACACCAGAGACAACTCAAAGGAGGCGGAAGCGTTCCGAGAGCAGCTAAATGCACGAAGTGCAGAATACGTGGAGGAAATTTTGGCCCCCCACTTTGGCGGCATTATTCAGTTTGTAAAGGAGTGTGAACACTTTTTCGAAAAGGAGCAGATGGACGAGCTCAGAAAACAAGAGCGAAGGAGCCTCGCCTTGGTGGCCAGCTTCTCGGctaattggaaaaaatctcTGGAGGAGCTAAACAGAGAGGTCCTTCTTTCTTTTCCCTCTCTGCTAACGGGTTCTCAGCTTCTCCAGCTGGCTTTGGCCAGTCTTGTGCAATATTACCATCGGTTCCATAAACTTCTCACGCCCAATGCTCGCGCCCAGCTGACTAACATCCATGTGGTGATGGTGGAGATTAAAAAGTACAAGAGCAATTATTGA
- the Elp4 gene encoding elongator complex protein 4 — protein MTSFRKRTVQKPIRGTRTSPHTAQVITSSGNPYLDVVIGGGLPMGSICLIEEDRFMTHAKVLAKYFLAEGVLSKQEIFLGSLDDIPAEMLRRLPKPLTDLESEVEQREEEQAAAGAGAENGLRIAWRYNDLPLVHSEHATAKIGHHFNLMEQMDSIMLYYANTTMWDDSHKEADIVIAFGDEFSKSSSPTSCSLEQQPVENAPAIPGAVEEITQEVKAKEETNANNNNNSSTTVTSSTKTGSQESQVFHNARYGGLLNNIQQLLRDESFVAGTKQNLCRVCLTSLGSPLWYDEHFGEDLIKFLTLLMASVRNCNSVCLITMPMHLIAKYDASLVPKIRQLVDYAIELESFAGSEKETHPAFKEYSGLLHLHKMSALNTLAVHMPDTTDLAFKLRRKKFVIEKFHLPPELQESPKPDSCSTSILSNSNATASLDF, from the coding sequence ATGACCAGTTTTCGCAAGCGCACCGTGCAGAAGCCCATCCGGGGCACCCGCACCAGTCCGCACACGGCACAGGTTATTACCTCTAGCGGGAACCCCTACTTGGATGTGGTCATTGGCGGCGGATTGCCAATGGGGTCTATCTGCCTGATCGAGGAGGATCGATTCATGACGCACGCCAAAGTGCTGGCCAAGTACTTTCTCGCTGAAGGCGTGCTGTCCAAGCAGGAGATCTTTCTGGGGAGCTTAGACGACATCCCCGCGGAGATGCTCCGTCGTCTTCCAAAGCCCCTCACCGATTTGGAGTCGGAAGTAGAGCAACGTGAGGAGGAACAGGCAGCGGCCGGTGCCGGGGCCGAGAACGGTTTACGGATCGCTTGGAGGTACAACGACTTGCCATTAGTTCACTCGGAGCACGCCACTGCCAAGATCGGGCACCACTTCAATTTAATGGAGCAAATGGACTCGATTATGCTGTACTACGCCAACACCACTATGTGGGACGATAGCCACAAGGAGGCCGACATTGTTATTGCCTTCGgcgatgaattttcaaaaagCAGCTCCCCCACCTCCTGCTCCTTGGAGCAGCAGCCCGTGGAGAACGCTCCAGCCATTCCGGGAGCCGTAGAAGAGATCACCCAGGAAGTAAAGGCCAAGGAGGAGACAAACgccaataacaataacaatagtAGCACAACTGTCACCAGCAGCACAAAAACTGGCAGCCAAGAGTCCCAGGTCTTTCATAACGCCCGTTACGGGGGACTGCTAAACAATATACAGCAACTGCTTCGGGACGAGAGTTTTGTGGCCGGGACCAAGCAGAACTTGTGTCGTGTGTGCTTGACGTCTTTAGGATCGCCTTTGTGGTACGACGAGCACTTTGGGGAGGACTTGATCAAGTTCCTTACCCTTCTGATGGCGAGTGTTCGGAACTGCAACTCGGTGTGCCTCATCACCATGCCAATGCATCTGATTGCCAAGTACGATGCCAGCCTGGTGCCTAAGATCCGTCAGTTGGTGGACTACGCTATCGAGCTGGAATCTTTTGCTGGATCCGAAAAGGAAACACATCCAGCTTTCAAGGAGTACAGTGGACTACTCCACTTGCACAAGATGTCAGCCTTAAACACGCTGGCAGTCCACATGCCGGATACCACGGACTTGGCCTTCAAACTGCGCCGCAAGAAGTTCGTTATCGAGAAGTTCCACCTGCCACCGGAGCTGCAAGAGTCCCCCAAACCGGATAGCTGCAGTACCAGTATCTTGAGCAATTCCAATGCCACGGCCTCGCTGGATTTCTAG
- the cl gene encoding thioredoxin domain-containing protein 17, with protein sequence MVVTHNVKGYDEFSKKMEELENGNGSVHVLFSGGKDENGLSWCPYCVKAEPVIHDALKKAPDNSHFVHVDVGERAYWKDLNCPFRKDPNTHLVFLPTLLRWKQPQRLDGERCSNKDLVEMMFEDED encoded by the exons ATGGTGGTCACACACAACGTAAAGGGCTACGATGAGTTCTCCAAGAAGATGGAGGAACTGGAGAACGGCAATGGGTCCGTCCACGTCCTCTTCAGCGGAGGCAAGGATGAGAACGGGCTCAGCTGGTGCCCTTACTGCGTCAAAG CGGAGCCGGTGATACACGATGCCCTGAAGAAGGCCCCCGACAACTCCCACTTTGTGCATGTTGATGTAGGCGAGCGCGCTTA CTGGAAGGACTTGAACTGTCCGTTCCGCAAGGACCCAAACACTCATTTGGTATTTCTGCCCACTCTTCTGCGTTGGAAGCAACCTCAGCGCCTGGATGGCGAGCGCTGCTCCAACAAGGATCTCGTTGAAATGATGTTCGAGGATGAGGATTAG